Proteins encoded in a region of the Atopobium sp. oral taxon 416 genome:
- a CDS encoding sulfurtransferase TusA family protein has protein sequence MAQEPYEVADTVDITNLVCPMTFVTAKAALAELEIGEVLRVHLAAGEPMENVPRSFADDGQKVLALKEADDGAYDLDVKKLEDE, from the coding sequence ATGGCACAGGAGCCATATGAAGTCGCAGATACCGTCGATATCACGAATCTGGTGTGCCCGATGACCTTCGTGACGGCGAAGGCAGCGCTCGCCGAACTCGAGATAGGCGAAGTGCTGCGGGTGCATCTCGCGGCAGGCGAGCCGATGGAAAACGTGCCGAGGAGCTTTGCTGACGACGGGCAGAAGGTGCTTGCCCTGAAGGAAGCAGACGATGGCGCCTACGATCTCGATGTGAAGAAGCTCGAAGACGAATAG
- a CDS encoding ABC transporter ATP-binding protein: MSKSFAASSGTLSVLEDIDLSVADGELLVIVGHSGCGKSTLLKNIAGFEEPTKGEILLDGKKITGPGPDRTMIFQEHRLFPWMTIEENVAFGLHDRPKAERGDLVRSYLSLVQLEGFEESYPHELSGGMSQHAAIARALATKPEVLLLDEPFGALDALTKMGLQDELLSIRDREKTTMVMVTHDIEEAVYLADRIVVMTERPGKIAEIVPIELGRPRDRGSADFAWYQKRILSHFVKPKEKQLDYVI; this comes from the coding sequence GTGAGCAAGTCGTTTGCTGCCTCGTCGGGCACGCTTTCCGTGCTCGAGGATATCGACCTTTCCGTGGCAGACGGCGAGCTCCTCGTGATCGTCGGCCACAGCGGCTGCGGCAAGTCGACGCTTCTGAAGAACATCGCTGGCTTCGAGGAACCGACGAAAGGCGAGATCCTGCTCGACGGGAAGAAGATCACAGGCCCCGGCCCTGACAGGACCATGATCTTCCAGGAGCACAGGCTCTTCCCGTGGATGACGATAGAGGAGAACGTCGCGTTTGGGCTCCATGACCGTCCGAAGGCAGAGCGCGGGGACCTTGTTCGGAGCTACCTTTCGCTCGTACAGCTCGAAGGCTTCGAGGAATCCTATCCCCATGAGCTCTCGGGCGGCATGAGCCAGCACGCTGCGATCGCACGGGCGCTTGCAACGAAGCCTGAGGTGCTGCTGCTCGACGAGCCGTTCGGCGCCCTCGATGCGCTCACGAAGATGGGCCTCCAGGACGAGCTCCTTTCCATCCGCGACCGCGAGAAGACGACCATGGTCATGGTCACGCACGATATCGAGGAGGCGGTCTATCTCGCTGATCGCATCGTCGTAATGACCGAACGTCCCGGAAAGATCGCGGAGATCGTGCCGATTGAGCTCGGGCGTCCGCGCGACCGTGGCAGCGCCGACTTCGCCTGGTACCAGAAGCGGATTCTTTCCCACTTCGTGAAGCCGAAGGAGAAGCAGCTCGACTACGTGATCTAG
- the thiS gene encoding sulfur carrier protein ThiS, with protein MNITVGGEKRSVPEGETIGALIKDEKVENADYVTVAVNEVFIDHKDFAATKLSEGDTVEFLYFMGGGR; from the coding sequence ATGAACATCACAGTGGGCGGAGAGAAGAGGAGCGTGCCCGAAGGGGAGACCATAGGTGCGCTCATCAAGGACGAGAAGGTGGAGAACGCGGACTATGTGACCGTAGCCGTGAATGAGGTCTTCATCGACCACAAGGACTTCGCAGCGACCAAGCTCTCCGAAGGCGATACGGTCGAGTTCCTCTATTTCATGGGTGGAGGCCGCTGA
- a CDS encoding helix-turn-helix domain-containing protein, with the protein MLAKRATYSVSMMARVLEVSRAHFYRWLKAKGGEDLWGPIKEAICAIWEESDRRFSFC; encoded by the coding sequence ATGCTGGCAAAGAGGGCAACCTACAGCGTCTCGATGATGGCGCGCGTACTGGAGGTGAGCAGGGCTCACTTCTACAGATGGCTCAAGGCCAAAGGCGGTGAGGACCTATGGGGTCCTATCAAGGAAGCCATCTGCGCGATATGGGAGGAAAGCGACAGGCGCTTTAGCTTTTGCTAG
- a CDS encoding PRD domain-containing protein has translation MRVIKSIHNNAAIYTDGKGYELIALGTSFGFGTIPREIPFSDIEHTFYGIDPKSLGLVSELSEDVLKFAAQLADLARTISPNLPVTLANHIAFAIKRTRGHMVVEIPLTYDVQQSYLAKYRIKEMAVHGISRTFNVRLPKTEAVGIALSIVSCAISASAHDAERQKTTERLIEDNTKIVEGKLHITVGRNSFDYARFATHMRYLIGRLIVGEYVSSGAAALLPVLEEGYPYVSACGNAVADFLEKSLDAKLDEEERAYLTLHVNRAFERETSGQA, from the coding sequence ATGCGCGTCATCAAGAGCATCCACAACAATGCTGCCATCTACACCGACGGCAAAGGGTACGAGCTCATCGCGCTTGGCACTAGCTTCGGCTTCGGCACGATACCGCGCGAGATTCCGTTCTCCGACATCGAGCACACGTTCTATGGTATCGATCCTAAGTCTTTGGGACTGGTGAGCGAGCTTTCAGAAGACGTGCTTAAGTTTGCGGCACAGCTCGCAGACCTTGCCCGCACGATCTCGCCGAACCTTCCTGTCACTCTTGCCAACCACATCGCTTTCGCTATCAAGCGTACACGTGGACATATGGTCGTCGAGATTCCCCTTACCTACGATGTGCAGCAGAGCTACCTTGCCAAATATCGCATCAAAGAGATGGCCGTGCACGGTATCTCCCGCACGTTCAATGTACGCCTTCCCAAGACTGAGGCAGTCGGCATCGCCCTCTCGATCGTGAGCTGCGCCATCTCCGCAAGCGCACACGACGCAGAGCGCCAGAAGACGACAGAGCGTCTCATCGAGGACAACACGAAGATCGTAGAGGGAAAGCTCCATATCACGGTCGGGCGCAATTCTTTCGACTACGCCCGCTTTGCAACCCACATGCGCTACCTCATCGGCAGGCTTATCGTGGGTGAGTATGTCTCGTCAGGTGCCGCAGCGCTCCTGCCCGTGCTCGAAGAGGGCTATCCATATGTCTCTGCCTGCGGGAATGCTGTGGCAGACTTCCTGGAGAAGAGCCTGGATGCGAAGCTCGACGAGGAGGAGCGGGCCTATCTGACCCTCCATGTGAACCGTGCCTTCGAGCGGGAAACCTCAGGCCAGGCTTAG
- a CDS encoding M67 family metallopeptidase, with protein MLHLSGDDFHKMAEWAREHMPEEACGLLAGYRDEEGDAFVERVFICENADHTSEHFTISPQEQLKALKEARSSGMEILGNWHSHPETPARPSAEDLRLAQDPSALYCILSLEDPAWPALVAYRKDADGNVARVLVSHDA; from the coding sequence ATGCTCCATCTGAGCGGAGACGATTTCCACAAGATGGCAGAGTGGGCACGAGAGCATATGCCCGAGGAAGCCTGCGGCCTTCTGGCCGGCTATCGCGACGAGGAAGGAGATGCCTTCGTCGAGCGTGTCTTCATCTGCGAGAATGCCGACCACACCTCAGAGCACTTCACGATTTCGCCCCAGGAGCAGTTGAAGGCTCTGAAGGAAGCTCGCAGCTCCGGCATGGAGATCTTGGGCAACTGGCATTCGCATCCGGAGACTCCGGCACGTCCTTCTGCGGAAGACCTGAGGCTTGCCCAGGACCCTTCTGCCCTCTACTGCATCCTCTCGCTCGAAGATCCTGCCTGGCCGGCACTCGTCGCCTATCGCAAGGATGCGGACGGAAATGTTGCAAGGGTGCTGGTGAGCCATGACGCGTGA
- a CDS encoding MBL fold metallo-hydrolase, which produces MGKSERVVHIQYGRTATYLLEGAEGSALVDTDWAGALGSFFKALKTQVLAVEDIGYVLCTHWHPDHRGIVGDLERLGVVSVTFDVQLPYLHTSDAVFATDAKHRFTSVDDTGIKVMPLSQSRAFFASLGIAGEAVSTPSYSLDSISVLLDSGTFFVGDLATPDMVAAYGESTPEQLLADWEPLRSRHPHRTCFAHAGELAC; this is translated from the coding sequence ATGGGAAAGAGCGAAAGAGTTGTCCATATCCAGTATGGACGCACTGCGACCTATCTTCTGGAAGGCGCAGAAGGCTCCGCGCTTGTAGATACAGACTGGGCTGGAGCGCTTGGCTCCTTCTTCAAGGCTCTGAAGACTCAGGTGCTTGCGGTTGAAGACATCGGGTACGTGCTCTGCACACACTGGCATCCGGACCACAGGGGCATCGTCGGCGACCTTGAACGCCTCGGCGTTGTCTCTGTCACCTTCGATGTGCAGCTGCCCTATCTCCACACGTCTGACGCGGTCTTTGCAACGGATGCAAAGCATCGCTTCACTTCTGTGGATGATACGGGCATCAAGGTCATGCCGCTCTCTCAGAGCCGTGCGTTCTTTGCCTCTTTGGGCATTGCCGGCGAGGCCGTCTCTACGCCGAGCTATTCTTTGGACAGCATCTCTGTTCTGCTTGATTCCGGGACCTTCTTCGTCGGTGACCTCGCAACGCCCGATATGGTGGCAGCCTATGGAGAAAGCACACCAGAGCAGCTTCTTGCTGACTGGGAGCCTCTGCGTTCCCGCCATCCCCATCGCACCTGCTTTGCGCATGCAGGAGAGCTTGCTTGCTGA
- the thiF gene encoding thiazole biosynthesis adenylyltransferase ThiF yields MAFSPDELERYSRHIILKEVGVKGQKKLCAAKVLIIGAGGLGAPAALYLAAAGVGTLGIVDADEVELSNLQRQIIHGTSDIGKPKVESAAETLHDINPGVNVVTYREFVDSSNIADLIADYDFVIDGVDNFPTKFLINDTCVMGKKPFVHAGIIRFKGQLMTYVPGEGPCYRCVFRDMPPADAVPTCKQAGVIGALAGVIGCLEALEAIKYICGIGELLTGGLLTFDALKGDFHTIKLPPRDSNCPVCGDHPTVTELIDYEQPSCVLAQHGTALT; encoded by the coding sequence ATGGCATTCTCACCTGACGAGCTCGAGCGCTATTCCCGCCATATTATCTTGAAGGAGGTTGGCGTCAAGGGCCAGAAGAAGCTCTGTGCTGCCAAGGTCCTCATCATCGGTGCTGGCGGCCTCGGCGCTCCGGCTGCACTCTATCTGGCTGCAGCAGGCGTCGGCACCCTGGGCATCGTCGATGCAGACGAGGTCGAGCTCTCGAACCTCCAGCGCCAGATCATCCACGGCACCTCGGATATCGGCAAGCCGAAGGTGGAAAGCGCCGCAGAGACCCTGCACGATATCAACCCCGGCGTGAATGTCGTGACGTACCGCGAGTTCGTCGACTCCTCGAACATCGCTGACCTCATCGCCGACTATGACTTCGTTATCGACGGCGTCGACAACTTCCCGACGAAGTTTCTGATCAATGATACCTGCGTGATGGGGAAGAAGCCGTTCGTGCATGCGGGCATCATACGCTTCAAGGGCCAGCTCATGACCTACGTGCCGGGAGAGGGACCGTGCTATCGCTGCGTGTTCCGCGATATGCCTCCTGCGGATGCCGTGCCGACCTGCAAGCAGGCCGGCGTCATCGGCGCTCTTGCTGGCGTCATAGGCTGCCTCGAGGCGCTTGAGGCCATAAAATATATCTGCGGCATAGGCGAGCTTCTGACGGGAGGGCTCCTTACGTTCGATGCGCTCAAGGGAGACTTCCACACGATCAAGCTGCCACCACGAGATTCGAACTGCCCGGTCTGCGGCGACCATCCGACCGTGACTGAGCTCATCGACTACGAGCAGCCGTCCTGCGTGCTTGCGCAGCATGGCACGGCGCTCACCTGA
- the metE gene encoding 5-methyltetrahydropteroyltriglutamate--homocysteine S-methyltransferase, protein MKTTIVGYPRIGQNRELKRAEEAYFKGQLSKDKLAAEAARLRAENRTVQLECGLNLVPVGDFSLYDNVLDAAMMLGAVPERYQKLGLDALDTYFAMAHGYQGTRGDVHALAMKKWFNTNYHYLVPELEESMELHLVPDALRGQIGEARAAGLAAEQLKISVTGPFTFLKLAQLPEGADENVWAKKIASVYAKLLALVPEGAWLELDEPWLVHDISKEDEMLFVKIARTLLNQKHSCKILLQTYFGDIRDVYGTVTKLGFDGIGLDFVEGTKTDELVSSGFPKDTVLFAGIVNGKNIWRTNYRQALSHLKSLAPDSKVVLSTSCSLLHVPYTTSAETQLEPDCLKHLAFAEEKLAELNELHVILDRAVGNGTSVKGLLSSPASDPALAANDALFHEGHAAPNKAVRERLATLTEESFHRTPAFAKREKIQHRELGLPLLPTTTIGSFPQTSDVRASRRAKRKGEISEEQYDEFIKGKIADCIKLQEELSLDVLVHGEYERNDMVEYFGDNLEGFLFTNNGWVQSYGTRCVKPPIIWGDIWRSHPITVGWSTYAQSLTDKPVKGMLTGPVTILNWSFPREDIPRRESAFQIALAIRDEVLDLERAGIRIIQIDEAALREKLPLRRSDWHREYLDWAIPAFRLVHSGVKPETQIHTHMCYSEFSDIIHEIDEMDADVITFEASRSNLSILKSLTEAGFRTEVGPGVYDIHSSRVPSKEEIVDALHRMLKHIPKEKLWVNPDCGLKTRGTKETVASLRNLVAAAHKVRAELS, encoded by the coding sequence ATGAAGACGACTATAGTCGGATATCCCCGCATCGGACAAAACCGCGAACTCAAGCGGGCGGAAGAAGCCTACTTCAAGGGGCAGCTCAGCAAGGACAAGCTTGCCGCAGAGGCAGCCAGGCTCAGAGCCGAGAACCGCACCGTGCAGCTCGAGTGCGGGCTCAACCTTGTACCGGTAGGCGACTTCTCGCTCTACGACAACGTCCTCGATGCGGCCATGATGCTCGGCGCCGTACCGGAGCGCTACCAAAAGCTCGGCCTCGATGCCCTCGATACCTATTTCGCTATGGCTCATGGCTACCAGGGCACGCGCGGCGATGTGCATGCCCTCGCAATGAAGAAGTGGTTCAACACGAACTATCACTATCTCGTACCCGAACTCGAAGAAAGCATGGAGCTTCACCTCGTGCCGGATGCCCTGCGTGGCCAGATCGGAGAAGCACGTGCTGCGGGGCTTGCAGCAGAACAGCTCAAGATCTCTGTCACGGGCCCTTTCACGTTCCTGAAACTCGCCCAGCTACCCGAGGGTGCCGACGAGAACGTATGGGCAAAAAAGATTGCTTCTGTCTATGCGAAGCTTCTGGCGCTCGTACCAGAAGGTGCCTGGCTCGAGCTCGACGAGCCCTGGCTCGTACATGACATCAGCAAAGAGGATGAGATGCTCTTCGTGAAGATCGCCCGCACCCTCTTGAACCAAAAGCACAGCTGCAAGATCCTGCTTCAGACCTATTTCGGCGACATCCGCGATGTCTATGGGACTGTCACGAAGCTCGGCTTCGACGGCATCGGTCTCGACTTCGTCGAAGGCACGAAGACCGACGAGCTCGTCTCGTCCGGCTTCCCAAAAGATACCGTCCTCTTCGCCGGCATCGTGAACGGCAAGAACATCTGGCGCACGAACTACCGTCAAGCCCTCTCGCATCTGAAGAGCCTTGCACCTGACAGCAAGGTTGTGCTCTCCACAAGCTGCTCGCTTCTGCATGTGCCCTACACCACATCTGCCGAAACCCAGCTCGAACCTGACTGCTTGAAGCATCTCGCTTTCGCCGAGGAAAAGCTTGCAGAGCTGAATGAGCTCCACGTCATCCTGGACCGTGCGGTAGGCAACGGCACGAGCGTAAAAGGGCTGCTCAGCAGTCCGGCATCCGACCCTGCCCTCGCTGCCAACGATGCACTCTTCCATGAAGGGCACGCAGCACCGAACAAGGCTGTGCGCGAGCGCCTTGCCACCCTCACCGAGGAGAGCTTCCACCGCACACCCGCCTTCGCCAAGCGCGAGAAAATCCAGCACCGAGAGCTGGGACTGCCGCTTCTCCCGACCACGACGATCGGTTCCTTCCCCCAGACGAGCGATGTGCGCGCAAGCCGCAGGGCCAAAAGAAAAGGCGAGATCTCCGAGGAACAGTACGACGAGTTCATCAAGGGCAAGATTGCCGACTGTATCAAGCTGCAGGAAGAGCTCAGTCTCGATGTCCTCGTGCACGGCGAGTACGAGCGCAACGATATGGTCGAGTACTTCGGCGACAATCTCGAAGGCTTTCTCTTCACGAACAACGGCTGGGTCCAGTCCTACGGCACGCGCTGCGTGAAGCCTCCCATCATCTGGGGAGACATCTGGCGCAGCCATCCCATTACGGTCGGCTGGAGCACCTATGCGCAGAGCCTCACGGACAAGCCCGTGAAAGGCATGCTGACCGGACCCGTCACGATCCTGAACTGGTCCTTCCCACGCGAGGACATCCCGCGCCGCGAGAGTGCGTTCCAGATCGCCCTTGCTATCCGCGACGAGGTCCTCGATCTCGAGCGTGCAGGCATCCGCATCATCCAGATCGACGAGGCAGCCCTGCGCGAGAAGCTGCCGCTACGTAGGAGCGATTGGCACAGGGAATACCTCGACTGGGCCATTCCCGCCTTCCGCCTCGTCCATAGCGGCGTGAAGCCTGAGACACAGATCCACACCCACATGTGCTACAGCGAGTTCTCTGACATCATCCATGAGATCGACGAGATGGATGCCGACGTGATCACGTTCGAGGCATCGCGGTCGAACCTCTCGATCCTCAAGAGCCTCACAGAAGCAGGCTTCAGGACCGAAGTCGGCCCCGGCGTCTACGACATCCACTCGTCGCGTGTGCCCTCCAAGGAAGAGATCGTCGATGCTCTCCACCGCATGCTCAAGCACATCCCGAAAGAGAAGCTCTGGGTGAACCCCGACTGCGGCCTCAAGACGAGAGGCACAAAGGAGACGGTGGCAAGCCTCAGGAACCTCGTGGCTGCTGCGCACAAGGTCCGCGCCGAGCTCTCCTGA
- a CDS encoding ABC transporter permease yields MKKKVLHFLEMLILPALILVLWQWATVLGAVPAIVLPTPAAVVSSIVSQLALGRLENDVAISVSRILKGYALAVVFGLAFGVTMGMSEHVNRFFGGLFKAIRQIPMIAWVPLLVMWFGIGEESKVAVIFIAAFFQILLNTISGIQRTDKKLVEVGKMYQLSKWHLFREIYLPSALPSIFVGLKFGLSVSWMAVVGAEMIAASSGIGFRINDARALLNYPVVFSGMIAIAVAGVLMDLILSAIAKGCMPWERGEKHAS; encoded by the coding sequence GTGAAAAAGAAGGTCCTTCATTTCCTCGAGATGCTGATTCTGCCTGCCCTGATCCTCGTGCTGTGGCAGTGGGCAACTGTCTTGGGGGCCGTGCCTGCAATCGTGTTGCCGACTCCTGCTGCCGTCGTATCCTCCATCGTCTCGCAGCTTGCCTTGGGCAGGCTCGAGAACGATGTTGCAATCAGCGTCTCGCGCATCCTCAAAGGCTATGCGCTTGCGGTCGTCTTCGGTCTTGCCTTCGGTGTCACGATGGGCATGAGCGAGCACGTAAACCGCTTCTTTGGAGGCCTCTTCAAGGCAATCCGCCAGATCCCGATGATTGCCTGGGTGCCTCTTCTTGTCATGTGGTTCGGTATCGGCGAGGAGTCGAAGGTGGCTGTGATCTTTATCGCTGCCTTCTTCCAGATTCTGCTCAATACGATCAGCGGTATCCAGCGCACGGACAAGAAGCTCGTCGAAGTCGGAAAGATGTACCAGCTCTCGAAATGGCATCTGTTTCGCGAGATCTATCTGCCAAGTGCGCTTCCTTCGATTTTCGTCGGCCTTAAGTTTGGCCTTTCTGTCTCGTGGATGGCTGTCGTCGGCGCAGAGATGATTGCAGCGAGCTCCGGCATCGGCTTCCGCATCAACGACGCGAGAGCGCTGCTTAACTATCCGGTCGTCTTCTCCGGCATGATCGCGATTGCCGTCGCCGGTGTCCTCATGGACCTGATTCTTTCTGCCATCGCAAAGGGCTGCATGCCCTGGGAAAGGGGCGAGAAGCATGCCTCATAA
- a CDS encoding 4Fe-4S binding protein — protein sequence MAKIDNAALKKGGFMAQKQKGLYSLRLHITAGHLTSRQLIGISKVADTFGHGYVHLTSRQAIEIPFIKVEDADAVKAMLAEYGVEPGCCGARVRTVTGCQGSAVCPSGNIDSYRVATMLDERYFGRDLPGKFKFGVTGCQNNCLKAEENDFGIKGGRKVQWKPDACIHCGICSKVCKSQAITDDGEKIVVDYAKCVSCGKCSQKCPVDSWDYQTVYNLTFGGLFGNHITKGRKILPPVESDEQLLAVADATVQWYDDHAIASDRFKFCLDREGWESFVPVVRKAYDEAAPEGCPKADSVEVEPPTPTAQQ from the coding sequence ATGGCAAAGATCGACAATGCCGCGCTCAAGAAGGGCGGCTTCATGGCACAGAAGCAGAAGGGGCTCTACTCGCTGCGCCTCCATATCACGGCAGGGCATCTGACGTCGCGTCAGCTTATCGGCATCTCCAAGGTGGCAGACACCTTTGGCCACGGCTACGTCCATCTGACAAGCCGTCAGGCCATCGAGATTCCCTTCATCAAGGTCGAGGACGCAGACGCCGTGAAGGCGATGCTGGCTGAGTACGGCGTCGAGCCAGGCTGCTGCGGTGCCCGTGTGCGTACGGTCACAGGCTGTCAGGGATCGGCTGTCTGCCCCTCGGGCAACATCGACTCCTATCGGGTAGCCACGATGCTCGACGAGCGCTACTTCGGACGCGACCTTCCCGGCAAGTTCAAGTTCGGTGTCACGGGCTGCCAGAACAACTGCCTGAAGGCCGAAGAGAACGACTTCGGCATCAAGGGCGGGCGCAAGGTCCAATGGAAGCCTGATGCCTGCATACACTGCGGCATCTGCTCGAAGGTTTGTAAGTCCCAGGCCATTACGGATGATGGGGAGAAGATCGTCGTCGACTATGCGAAGTGTGTCTCCTGCGGCAAGTGCTCGCAGAAGTGCCCGGTCGACTCGTGGGACTACCAGACGGTCTACAACCTCACATTCGGCGGCCTCTTCGGCAACCACATAACGAAGGGCAGGAAGATCCTACCGCCGGTCGAGTCCGATGAGCAGCTGCTCGCTGTCGCCGATGCGACGGTCCAATGGTACGACGACCACGCGATTGCAAGCGACCGCTTCAAGTTCTGTCTTGACCGCGAGGGATGGGAGAGCTTCGTCCCTGTGGTCAGGAAGGCCTACGACGAGGCAGCACCTGAGGGCTGTCCCAAGGCGGATTCCGTAGAGGTCGAGCCGCCGACACCGACGGCACAGCAGTAA
- a CDS encoding PTS transporter subunit EIIC, which yields MYNLFYNWIYDAGYYFMPIYLKYSAAQQLGCPKMLGMMMGSVLIAPDFVNIVTAAAETGQTFTSVYDIPAMLNTYSSTVLPILLCMPVLRQVKKFFKRVIPDMLSTAFVPFLTMFVMVPVGLCALVPIGSVLGNAIGDFMFSFGNGEDTGVADSGTCLLSS from the coding sequence ATCTACAACCTCTTCTACAACTGGATCTACGACGCAGGCTACTACTTCATGCCAATATATCTGAAATACTCGGCAGCACAGCAGCTCGGCTGCCCGAAGATGCTCGGCATGATGATGGGCAGCGTCCTGATCGCTCCTGACTTCGTGAACATCGTCACGGCAGCAGCCGAGACCGGCCAGACCTTCACGTCGGTCTATGACATCCCCGCGATGCTCAACACCTACTCCTCTACCGTGCTTCCGATTCTTCTCTGCATGCCGGTGCTCCGGCAGGTCAAAAAGTTCTTCAAGCGTGTCATCCCCGACATGCTTTCCACGGCCTTTGTGCCCTTCCTCACGATGTTCGTGATGGTCCCTGTGGGCCTCTGCGCTCTTGTTCCGATTGGCTCTGTCCTCGGCAATGCGATCGGCGACTTCATGTTCTCGTTCGGCAACGGCGAGGATACAGGCGTTGCAGACAGCGGAACGTGCCTCTTGTCATCCTGA
- a CDS encoding integrase core domain-containing protein: protein MRLSVGRTGSCHDNALAESLFATLKNEWYYHKRLFDASTTKHKAHEFNRVVLQPLPPA, encoded by the coding sequence GTGAGGCTCTCCGTGGGGAGAACCGGAAGCTGCCACGACAATGCGCTCGCCGAATCGCTTTTCGCCACGCTCAAGAACGAGTGGTACTACCATAAGCGCCTCTTCGATGCATCCACGACCAAGCACAAGGCACACGAGTTTAATCGAGTCGTACTACAACCGCTTCCGCCCGCATAA
- a CDS encoding ABC transporter substrate-binding protein — protein MASIADLKGKKVAYQRGATPQMFLIKVLAEGGLTSDDVEAVNATGPDGLSSLSAGAVASTVCSSGQEQSLVSQGLAEALFHGRDGNPSIYFEPFTLVARTLWLKENADAAVAVLKAYL, from the coding sequence ATCGCCTCCATCGCAGACCTCAAAGGAAAGAAGGTTGCCTATCAGCGCGGAGCGACACCACAGATGTTCCTCATCAAGGTCCTCGCAGAAGGCGGCCTCACGTCTGACGATGTGGAGGCCGTGAATGCGACCGGGCCTGATGGACTCTCGTCGCTTTCGGCCGGTGCTGTCGCGTCCACCGTCTGCTCGTCGGGACAGGAGCAGAGCCTTGTCTCCCAGGGCCTTGCCGAGGCGCTTTTCCATGGCAGGGATGGAAATCCTTCCATCTACTTTGAGCCGTTCACGCTCGTGGCCAGGACCCTGTGGCTGAAGGAGAACGCAGACGCTGCCGTTGCGGTGCTCAAGGCCTATCTCTGA
- a CDS encoding aryl-sulfate sulfotransferase — protein sequence MEDEGTEPRWMVRQHHDFQLEGSPVGYYAPGQEPSAFNDRTLILTHENTLKPEISDKLLIDDKIVEVSWDGKILWEWRCADHFEEFGFSEAAKKALRANPAMRGTAGGDWLHVNSISYLGPNRFFDAGDERFDPKNIIFDSRNANILAIISKKTGKIVWQVGPDYARPNASEGAKKLGCIIGQHHLHMIPERLPGAGNLLVFDNGGTAGYDAPNAMSPDGVSAVRRDYSRVLEFDPVTFDVVWEYTPVKAGFMPFSDGSKFYSSYISSAQRLESGNTLITEGSDGRIIEVTPNHEIVWEFINPYTREFAPGFSTNMVYRTYRIPYSWVPQLEKPEETSIEPLNMNTFRVPGASSETCSPTAVEGIDPDGNSIPEGSSAEARYADFCMARVDIDEREAARWKSAQFRL from the coding sequence GTGGAGGATGAGGGCACAGAGCCGAGATGGATGGTACGGCAGCACCATGACTTCCAGCTCGAAGGGTCGCCTGTCGGCTACTATGCACCTGGCCAGGAGCCAAGCGCTTTCAACGACAGGACTCTCATCCTGACCCACGAGAACACGCTGAAGCCCGAGATCTCGGACAAGCTCCTGATCGACGACAAGATCGTCGAGGTCAGCTGGGACGGCAAGATCCTCTGGGAGTGGCGCTGCGCAGACCACTTCGAGGAATTTGGATTCTCCGAGGCTGCCAAGAAGGCACTGCGTGCCAATCCTGCCATGAGGGGCACGGCAGGCGGCGACTGGCTGCACGTGAACAGCATCTCTTACCTCGGACCGAACCGCTTCTTCGATGCAGGGGACGAGCGCTTCGACCCAAAGAACATCATCTTCGATTCCCGCAATGCCAATATCCTTGCGATCATCTCGAAGAAGACTGGAAAGATTGTCTGGCAGGTCGGCCCCGACTACGCTAGACCGAATGCCAGCGAAGGCGCAAAGAAGCTCGGCTGCATCATCGGCCAGCACCACCTGCACATGATTCCTGAGAGACTTCCCGGTGCCGGCAATCTCCTCGTCTTCGACAATGGCGGCACGGCCGGCTACGATGCACCCAACGCGATGTCTCCCGACGGCGTGAGCGCGGTGAGGCGAGACTATTCGCGTGTCCTCGAATTCGACCCCGTGACCTTCGACGTCGTATGGGAATACACGCCGGTCAAAGCAGGGTTCATGCCCTTCTCCGACGGATCGAAATTCTATTCCTCCTATATCTCAAGCGCCCAGCGCCTCGAGAGCGGCAATACCCTCATCACCGAAGGCTCCGATGGCCGCATCATCGAGGTCACGCCGAACCATGAGATCGTCTGGGAATTCATCAATCCCTATACGAGGGAATTCGCGCCTGGCTTCTCGACGAACATGGTCTACCGCACCTACCGCATCCCCTACTCCTGGGTGCCGCAGCTCGAGAAGCCAGAAGAGACAAGCATTGAGCCTCTGAACATGAACACCTTCCGCGTGCCCGGCGCCTCGAGCGAGACCTGTAGCCCCACGGCAGTGGAAGGCATCGATCCAGACGGCAACAGCATACCCGAAGGCAGCAGCGCCGAAGCGAGATATGCCGACTTCTGCATGGCAAGAGTAGACATCGACGAGCGCGAAGCAGCGCGCTGGAAGAGCGCCCAGTTCAGGCTTTAG